The region GCTCCTCAATCGGCTTGTTTATCTCTTTTCCGTAGGCTTTCCATAGTAGTCCTGATATGATAATTGCCATAACAGATAGAAGAACGTAAACTATAAAACCTTTTGAGTAACCTGAGATACCAAAGTTCTGGACAAAAATGCCCAGTATAGGTGGAACAACAAATCCCCCAAATGCTCCCAGACCACCAACCCATCCTGCAGCACCACCTGTAGCATGTGGAACATACTTGGGGACAAGTTTGAAAACAGCACCGTTTGCAATACCCATACCTGCTCCCATTAAGATCTCACCTGCCAGAGAGACTGAGAAGTTTGTATTTCCACCTGATATAACGATAAGAGCGCCTATCAGTATCATTCCAAAAGCAACTATTGAGACGAGTTCACCACCGATCTTATCAGACATCCATCCGCCGAAAATCCTTATAACAGAGGCGAGTAAGGAAAAACCAAAGGCCATCAGAAGTCCTGCATGTCTCACTTCCATATCATAGCTCTCAACCCAGAAAACGATAAACCAGCCTGTCAGAGCGAGGAAACCACCAAAAGAGGTGAAATATAATGCTACTAAAGCCCATGTTTCAATATGTCTTGCTGAGTTTTTGAGGGATTCAATAAGACTGCCTGTTGGTATAAGTTCCTGTCCTTTTTCCTTTGCTCTGATTATAGCCTCATCCCTTGGGATACCAGATTTGATTAGCTGGAAGTAAGGGGCATCTTTTGCAAAAAGGATATAAATAACAGTTCCAACAAGTAAAAAACCAAACCAGAGTATATATGATGTTGTTAGTCCGATCTCTTTTAAAGCAAAGGGGAGAACAAGTCCAAAGAGACCAGGAGCAAGATTTCCCACACCTGCGTAAATCCCAAGTGCAAAACCCTGTTTATTTTCAGGAAACCAGTAAGCTGTCTGGGCGATTCCCACTGAAAAAGTGGCTATACCACATCCACTTAAAAAACCGAAAAATAGTATAAGCCAGTACATCCATGGTTCAAGGTTAGGGTAGTAGAAGTATAGGAGCGTAGATAAACCTCCCATACCTATAACAGACAGTACGAGCAGTGTTGTTAATGGTATCTTTCCACCAGCCTTATCCACCCATGCTGCAAAAGGTATTCTTAAAAGAGAACCTGTGAGATTAGGTGCTGCAACGAGAAGTCCAAGTAAAAAACCAGAAAGCCCTAAGATCTCTTTCAGATTTTTTGCAACAGGTCCGTACAGTGAGACAGCTGCAAACCCTATAAAAAATCCAAATGTTGCCATTATAAGTCCTGTCATAGGACTACCTTTGATCCTGAAACTGTTACTTTCCATAAAAAACCTCCTTCAGGTCTTCTTCTATCTCTGTAAAAACCCTGTATCTTTTTTTGTTGTCCTTTGTGATCATTCTCAGAATCACTGATTCTAATTTTTTTGGGATGTAAGGATTCAGTTTTGAGGGGCGTTCAGGTTCCGGCTGATCGTATATCTCAAGTATGTTATTCCTTGAATAAGGGTTTTTTCCTGTGGCTCTCCTGTAAAGCTGAAATCCCAATGTAAATATCTCTTCCTCTTCAGATGATCTGTTTAAAACTGAACTGTTGACCGTTAAAGATAGTTGTGGATAATCATTCTTTATCAGATTGTTAAATATGATTATAAATCTTAAAGCCTCTTTAGATATTCTTGATAAAACCCTTTTGTAGAACTTCTCAAAACTTTCCTTCTCTTTCTTCAGCTCTATATAGATCTTTACAATCTGCTCGATGTAGGAGCTTATCTGATCTAATGGGATGGATCTGAGAAGGAGCTTTCCTTCTGTGCTCTCACCTATAACCGTTCCACCGTAATAAATATCAACCCCTGTAACAACCTTTCCGTCCTTTTTGAACTTTACACCTACGAAACCCAGATCTCCCATTCCGTGAATACCGCATCCTTTCTGGCAGGCGGACCAGTACATTCTTATCTTTCCTTCACTGCTGTCCAGTGGGTATTTTTCAGAAAGGTAGTCTGCCAGTTTTATAGCATCTGGCTTGTTTGGGATGATGCCAAACGGGCAGTGCTCTGTTCCTGCACAGGCAGTAAGGTTTGTAAAGTAGGCTGTTGATCTGTTTCTGTATTTTTTAAACAGTGGGTAATCTTTTATGCTTTCAGGATCTTTTATCCCTGTAATGTAAAAGTTCTGTTCAACGGTAAATCTTATCTCTCCATTTCCGTTTTCCTCAATGATACGTACCGCTTCTAAAAGATCAGAACCGGAAAATATACCGGCAGGAACAACAACATGAACAGCAAAACTTCCATCTTTTAGCTGGATTTTTTCTGGGTGATCTCCTCCATCTAACTCTGTTAAGGTTCTTCCTGATTTTTGAAACTCAATACCGATCTCATTCTCAACAGCATTGATAAACTCTTTCATACCTACAGCATCTATCAGATACTTTATTCTGTTTCTGTTTCTGCTGTCCCTAAAACCGTATTTTCTATATATCTTCCCGACACCTTCAAAAAAAGTGGGGACAAGGTCCCCAGTTAAAAATAGATCTGCTGGTTTTGCTACTTCTCCCACCTTCCCCCCGAGGTACACGTTAAAACCAAAAATCCCATTCTTCTCAGCCAATACAAAACAGAGATCATGACCAAAAGCGTTACATCTGTTTGAGAAACTTCCATTTATTGAGATAT is a window of Persephonella marina EX-H1 DNA encoding:
- a CDS encoding MFS transporter yields the protein MESNSFRIKGSPMTGLIMATFGFFIGFAAVSLYGPVAKNLKEILGLSGFLLGLLVAAPNLTGSLLRIPFAAWVDKAGGKIPLTTLLVLSVIGMGGLSTLLYFYYPNLEPWMYWLILFFGFLSGCGIATFSVGIAQTAYWFPENKQGFALGIYAGVGNLAPGLFGLVLPFALKEIGLTTSYILWFGFLLVGTVIYILFAKDAPYFQLIKSGIPRDEAIIRAKEKGQELIPTGSLIESLKNSARHIETWALVALYFTSFGGFLALTGWFIVFWVESYDMEVRHAGLLMAFGFSLLASVIRIFGGWMSDKIGGELVSIVAFGMILIGALIVISGGNTNFSVSLAGEILMGAGMGIANGAVFKLVPKYVPHATGGAAGWVGGLGAFGGFVVPPILGIFVQNFGISGYSKGFIVYVLLSVMAIIISGLLWKAYGKEINKPIEEL
- a CDS encoding nitrite/sulfite reductase, with the protein product MERLIKISEEKNKRLNKIEQLKERYSAEEAFERIKIYAQKGFSSIPEHDLNFFLKNFGIFYRPSTPERFMIRVRVPGGRLKKEQAIEIGRIAREFGRDYIDITTRMQVELRYIRIEDIPVILERLESVGITTYQTGVDNFRNIVQDPLDGLSFDNVITTWDILQKIQSIFLKNPEWLCKLPRKFNISINGSFSNRCNAFGHDLCFVLAEKNGIFGFNVYLGGKVGEVAKPADLFLTGDLVPTFFEGVGKIYRKYGFRDSRNRNRIKYLIDAVGMKEFINAVENEIGIEFQKSGRTLTELDGGDHPEKIQLKDGSFAVHVVVPAGIFSGSDLLEAVRIIEENGNGEIRFTVEQNFYITGIKDPESIKDYPLFKKYRNRSTAYFTNLTACAGTEHCPFGIIPNKPDAIKLADYLSEKYPLDSSEGKIRMYWSACQKGCGIHGMGDLGFVGVKFKKDGKVVTGVDIYYGGTVIGESTEGKLLLRSIPLDQISSYIEQIVKIYIELKKEKESFEKFYKRVLSRISKEALRFIIIFNNLIKNDYPQLSLTVNSSVLNRSSEEEEIFTLGFQLYRRATGKNPYSRNNILEIYDQPEPERPSKLNPYIPKKLESVILRMITKDNKKRYRVFTEIEEDLKEVFYGK